AAAACCTTCGCGGCGTCTCCAATGCTCCGACCTCCACTCCGCCCGACATAACCCTTCCTGTTCCGGCCCCCCTGCGGTTAAACGACCTGCCCATCCGCGTAAGACTATCTACAAGAATTACCACATCTCTGCCGCATTCGAGCTCAATTCTGATATTGGCAAGCATCAGCTCCGCAAGTGCGATATGCTCCTCGATACTTCCATCGATAGTACTTGCGAGAACTTCTGCACCCTTTATCTTACGCCTGAAACTGGTCACCTCTTCAGGTCTCTCGTCTATCAACAACACAATCACGTGCGTTTTCGGGTCGTCATAAAGAATGGCTTCCGCTATTTGTCCGAGCAGCACCGTCTTGCCTGCCTTTGGAGGCGATATTATCAATCCCCGCGTTCCTTTTCCTATCGGCGCCACAAGGTCGATTATCCGCATACTCTTCTCACCGCTTTTGGCCAGATTAAACCGCTTATCAGGATTCACAGCGACAAGGTCGTTATAAGGCTTGCGTTTTTGAAACTCCGCCGGCTTTAAGCCGCATACCGAGTCCACTGCCGACAATTCTTTTCTGCCCCTGACCAAACTAAATGGGCCGGCCATTACAGCGCCTTCGGCAAGTCTATACTGGCGTATCAACTGCGCAGGAACAACACAATCGCCGGGAGTTGAGCGCAGCGACCTTTCGACACTGACCAAATGTCCCGTGCCATTTCTATCAAGCTTTAAAATTCCAGTGGCAATATCCGGCATTAAATCTATTCTCCAAAATTTTTAAAACTGACATTCGATGTCATTTCGAGCGTAGTCTTGATTTATCAAGACGAAGCCGAGAAATCGTAAAAAACGGATTTCTCCGCTCCGTCCGCTTCGCGAACTTCGGTCGAAATGACAGTGAACATTTTTTCATTCTTCAGAGATAACGATTATACCGTATATTATATGATTTGCCAGAAACAGTAATCATAGATTTTAGATAAAAATCCTGTATAATGTATCAATGCCAATAGTAACTTTAAAAAATATACATATATCATTCGAGTCGCAGGTGATTTTCGACCGGCTCGATTTGAAGATATACCCCGCCGAGAAAATCGGACTTGTCGGGAGCAACGGGTGCGGAAAAACCACGCTGCTGAAATTAATTCTTGGAATAATGCAGGCAGATGCCGGAGATGTCCACCAAAGAAAGGGTCTGCGAATCGGATACCTGCCGCAGGAGCCGGTGTTTAACGGCCATAAAACCGTTTTCGAAGAATTACACGACAGCGCACAGGAAATACTTGACCTGCAAAAAAGAATGCACGATGCAGCCGAGGCATTAAGCCTGCTTTCAGGCGATGAATTGCATTCCGCAATGCAGCAATATGAACGGCTCAGCAGCGAATTTGAAATTGCAGGCGGCTACAGGTATGAAACGAGAATAAAGGAAATCGCCGCCGGCCTGGGGCTTCAGGAAAAACATTATTCATTAAAAACAACGCAGCTTAGCGGAGGACAATTGTCCCGGCTGGGACTGGCGAAGGTTCTGCTGGCGGACGCCAACCTGCTGCTGCTCGATGAGCCGACAAACCATCTCGACTGGGATGCAACATTGTGGCTTGAAAAATTCTTGAGAAACTACGGCGGTGCTGCGCTGATTGTCAGCCACGACAGATTTATGCTCGACAGGCTGGTCTGTAAAATCGTGGAAATCAGGGACCACAGGGCAGATGTTTTTCCGGGCAATTACAGCACTTACAGGCAGGAAAAGGAGAAGCGGAACATTGAACTGACTCGTCAGTACGAAGAGCGTCTGGAGTTTGTCGAAAAAACCCGCGACTTTATTGTACGCAACATAAACCGCAAGGGAACCAAAAATGTCGCGCAAGGCAGGCAAACGCGGCTCAATAGCCTTCTCAAGGCCAATCCTGACTTTCTCGAAAAACCAAAACACACGAGGGAGCTTAGTTTTAAATTTGCCGAGGTGGAAAACCGGGGCAAGCGAGTCGATGCTGCGGTAATCTGTAAAAATCTTACAAAGAGTTTTGGCAGCCTGACGCTGTTTGAAAATTTAAGTTTCGAGCTTTTCACCGGCCAGCGGACAGGCGTCATCGGCCCCAACGGTATGGGCAAAACAACGCTGCTGAAACTTGCCCTCGGACAAATAGAGCCGACAGCAGGAACAATCGCGATTAAAAAGTCCCTTTCCATCGGTTATCTTGACCAGGCGGGAGCGGAACTGAATCCGGAAAATACCGTGCTTGAAGAGGCCTCTTCGGTCATTCCGACAATTCTGCCCGAACAGATGCGCAGGCGTCTCGGGGCGTTTTTGTTCGTCAAAGACGATGTGTTTAAGAAGGTCTCTGACCTTAGCGGCGGAGAGCGAAATCGGCTGGCGCTTTGCAAACTGGTTTTGTCAGAACCCGAACTTCTTATCCTCGATGAGCCGACAAACCACCTTGATATTCCGAGCATCGAGGCGCTCGAAAATGCACTTGCCGATTACACCGGGACTATCATCACAATAAGTCACGACAGGTTTTTTCTCGACAGAATAGCCAGGCGGCTTATTGTGCTCGGGGCAGATGAACTTGGCAAAACGACACCGGGCAGATTTGAATTTATAGACGGCTCATTTAGCCGATATGCCGAACTTTTGGAGCAACGGTCTGAACAGGCAGCAGAACAGCAGGCTGCAAAGCCGAAAAAGTCAAGACCGGATAAACCGAAAAAGACTACTCCGCCGGAACTGAAACAATTTAACGGCTGGAAAGTGGAAAAAATTGAGCAGGCAATTGAGGAGACCGAGGCAAAGATTAAAGAACTGCACGAAAGTTTCGGTAATGAAAAAGTCTATAAAGATTATAAACTGCTCGCACAGGTGCAATCGCAGGCCAAAGAAAAAGAGCAATATCTCGAACTGCTTTATAGAGTGTATGAGCTGAGAACAAGTAAGATTTAACCGCTGCGCAACTGGCTTTTACCTTTGAACTCACCGCACCAGTAGTTTTCCTTTACAAGCACATAATCTTCTATTAGTTTTGGGTATCTATGACATGTACCGTATTTTATTTCTGATGGCTCGTTATCCCACTCCCAGTATTTACAGCCTGCGCATTTTTCAATTTGCATAACAATCTCCTATTATCTTTTGTATCGTATGGAATGTGGACGATCCGACGTTCAGCAAGAGGCGCAATCAGCAAACTTTATAGATGTTTAACTATTTCAGG
The Phycisphaerae bacterium DNA segment above includes these coding regions:
- a CDS encoding ABC-F family ATP-binding cassette domain-containing protein; the protein is MPIVTLKNIHISFESQVIFDRLDLKIYPAEKIGLVGSNGCGKTTLLKLILGIMQADAGDVHQRKGLRIGYLPQEPVFNGHKTVFEELHDSAQEILDLQKRMHDAAEALSLLSGDELHSAMQQYERLSSEFEIAGGYRYETRIKEIAAGLGLQEKHYSLKTTQLSGGQLSRLGLAKVLLADANLLLLDEPTNHLDWDATLWLEKFLRNYGGAALIVSHDRFMLDRLVCKIVEIRDHRADVFPGNYSTYRQEKEKRNIELTRQYEERLEFVEKTRDFIVRNINRKGTKNVAQGRQTRLNSLLKANPDFLEKPKHTRELSFKFAEVENRGKRVDAAVICKNLTKSFGSLTLFENLSFELFTGQRTGVIGPNGMGKTTLLKLALGQIEPTAGTIAIKKSLSIGYLDQAGAELNPENTVLEEASSVIPTILPEQMRRRLGAFLFVKDDVFKKVSDLSGGERNRLALCKLVLSEPELLILDEPTNHLDIPSIEALENALADYTGTIITISHDRFFLDRIARRLIVLGADELGKTTPGRFEFIDGSFSRYAELLEQRSEQAAEQQAAKPKKSRPDKPKKTTPPELKQFNGWKVEKIEQAIEETEAKIKELHESFGNEKVYKDYKLLAQVQSQAKEKEQYLELLYRVYELRTSKI
- the rho gene encoding transcription termination factor Rho, whose translation is MPDIATGILKLDRNGTGHLVSVERSLRSTPGDCVVPAQLIRQYRLAEGAVMAGPFSLVRGRKELSAVDSVCGLKPAEFQKRKPYNDLVAVNPDKRFNLAKSGEKSMRIIDLVAPIGKGTRGLIISPPKAGKTVLLGQIAEAILYDDPKTHVIVLLIDERPEEVTSFRRKIKGAEVLASTIDGSIEEHIALAELMLANIRIELECGRDVVILVDSLTRMGRSFNRRGAGTGRVMSGGVEVGALETPRRFFGMARNVENGGSVTIIATILVDTGSRMDQLIYEEFKGTGNSEIVLDRSLAEARIFPAINLPASGTRKEEILYGEQDMRGLATMRRVLSNYKPKEAIESMEKLLNKYPTNEEFLRSLSR